A window of Hypomesus transpacificus isolate Combined female chromosome 7, fHypTra1, whole genome shotgun sequence genomic DNA:
GTGTGGATCGTGTGGTTTTGGGGTTTCAATCTCGGGTTTACAGTTTCAGGGCTTTTTGACCATACAAGAGAGAAGAGGCCATGTTACCTGACCCATCTGTTTTTCATCCATGTTCCTTAtgttttttcctcctcctcatttcTTACTGTGAGAATTCTATCTCCAACCTCCTGGCTGTGGGCCACAGGAACGCCAACCGTCAAGAGGGGAGTCTTGGTTTGTGCCAATGTAACTTCATCTCTCTGGTGATCTTAAATGTGCAGACATTATCTTATGAAAATGCTTcatgtttgtgttctgtgtcACAGCCCAAGGCCTGCTCACATACTATCTAAATACAGACATAGATAAGTAGGTCAGCTGAGAGACCCTGAGCTGGAAGCCAGATTTGACTGTGCAGGTCCAGTATGTTAGAAGTGAGACCAATGAACAGTTCTTACGCACTGACTGATTGACTATAAAATCAATTACTATGACATTTTAACTCCAGACCCTCTTGAACCCATCTATCCAGTAAAACACTGTTTATAGCCTTGCACAATGCTAAGAAACGCGTGTGAGCTGTGTGATATATCCTCTAATTCATGAAAAATGGGAGCATTTCCAAACAGAACACACATCGGCAGTTACCATGCTGCGAGAAGTCAAAATCATTCCAAGTTCATAAGCTATCTATAGAAATAAAATGTGTCTAAAGTAAACACAAGTTATAAATTAGCTGTAGCATGCAGTATACTAAATGGAACACAATCACAGCTTTCTGTTTAGACTGAAGTCTTTAATCTGCCATCTATCAAGCCACCACCCCCTCAAAACTATTTATCTGGGTTCCACCCTCCATTAAAGAGTCCAGCTCAACCACGTCGCTACACTCCCTGTGTGTTGCCATGCGTTACACTGTGGGTCACCACCAGCCAAGTTCTGGCTTGTGCTTTGCCATGACAACCGTGTGTGCGGATATCTCCCTGTTTGGGGGTGTATCTGTAACTGTATCATGTTGCAAATGCTGACCTTGATGTTTGGCTCAGTTTGGAGTTCTGgaaagaaaaagtgagagagaggaaataaagagagagagagaagtcctTTAAAGTCAACTATGCTTTTCTCTAATGatattttacattttgtcaGATACAGTATATGAAATGTGTAATCCATTTATCAAACAACCACACGGTTGCAATTTGACTGAGCAAACCTTGACAGGCAGCTCTTCAAATCTAATCTCCATAACAGTATCCAGACAGCGCACTGAAACCTGTTGACACGCATCCTTACTAGCCAGCATTTTGTTCCATCCTCTCACAGTCCAAAGTCTCTGCCTTTTGCCTTCCAGCTGAGAAAACTCACTTGTCCAACTGTTTCCATCCTCACATCTAGGACCAGAGAAACAGCCCCGTTTTGTGTACGAGGCACGCTTCACTTCTACACAATCCTCACTGTCCTCTCTAACACGGTGTGGTGTGACACCATGAGCCAGACAAAGAGGTCAATATTTCAACTGTATATGACTAAACACGCTAACAGTCTCCTTAACTTCCTCCTCTGTCCCAGGTCTGACCTCTCAGAACATGACACTGTGTAAATTGTCCTTTATTTGACAATGCAGGCCATGCCTTTTCCCTCATTGCTGAACCCAGACTCACGCATCATCTAGAGCAGAGGGAGGCTGACTACGGGGAAGCTTTCACTCACTaacaaaataaatgtacattcaattcatttagcagatgtctGTATCCAAAGCGACTCACAGATAGTCCAAATGTATTATGCTGCACACCTCCTGCTATGATTTGCCTAACATATGGGGAGAGATCAGagaactgtgtgcgtgtgtgtaagacaTTCATCATCACTGAGCAAAACTACGTGATGAATGTCCCGTCCCTGACTAAAGTTATTAGAGGCATTACATTTGATGTTTAAATAAATGAATTATGACCCATTCACAGACCTGACGCAGAGAATTCACTAAAGACCTGAAACCCAGACATACTCTGCTTACTTTAGAATTGAGTTGAATGAGTATTGAAGGGTTTTGAGTATATCAGTCACTTCCATTCGACTAACAAGTAAAGATGAGGCAGAAAGGTTATTGCGGCCTTATTACACAGACAGTTTAAGTTCTCTGTTTAGAGGAAGGGGGTTGGGGGCATCTGCAAAAGTATGGTTTacatttcaaagtgatgccCAGGAATGTGTAAAGTTAAGCCTACTATTTAAGATACTATCTAAGGATCTGTCACATCCTCATCTAGAGTTTTCCTCTGGCCAGTGCATGTGTCAGTCTGTTTTTAATCAGGGTTGGACAATGCTCATCTCACATGTAACTGAACGGGAAGATCAGAAAGGCAACGCAGGTTTGAAATTGGACCTTAAGAGTGTGTTTTGAAATCTCAATGTGGATTAGGCATGGGACTTATAAAACCTATAGAGAGATGGCATAAGCCAACTGTTCAAACAGCCCAGTTTAAATATTGTTAACACACTAATTTCATCAAGTATTGAACTTTTGAAAGTCAAGAAATGAAAGAGTTAAAGAAGGTAAATTATGGACACCTGTATGGTCCGCGTAGAACCACGATTCTGTTAATAGTAGGATAGGGTGTTGTAGaatggttgacatttcaaaagaCACTGATTACAAACAACACAGTAACGTAAAAAAGAAGGCCCTTGTAATTACAGAACTCCACCTCTGACAAAAAACACTCCCTCCTACCGAAGCAGCTCAAATATGACTTGCTATACGGAGTCCGGCTATTGCTGAGTGAGTAAGTATACGGAGGACTCAAGTGAACATACGGATATCACAATTTGAACAACCAGTGTGGCGCGTACAAGGAATTCATTGCGGTGATACTCAGACGGATTTGTAAAGGTATAGTTTCAGATTTGTGTTTACTTGAGCAAAATATTTTTGCACGAAACTGTTAGATGTAGCCCACTAAAGTTAGAACACATTTAGTCTAACTCTAAGGGACATGGATAGCCTAGATTAATGTTCATTGTAGTCTCTACTCTACATGTATCATTGTAATCTTATGTCATTTCAATTCACACCATCGAAGGAAATGCAGTGGCAAGATAATTTTCCTCTATGACATTAAAATTCAACGTTTTGTAACTCAAAAGTCAAATTTGGGCTTACCAGCATGGTGAATCTAGAGCCGATTTGAGAGAAAACGACACACCTGTGCTACTTGAGCTAAACTGGTGACGTAGTCACACCTTTCACAAGCCTTATTAGAATGAAAAACCTATCCTGGTTCTGCTGATCAAAATGCTTTTATTTTAACAGGTGCAAAACTTGTTACATAGCTATTCAACAACACTTTGGACAACGTTTCAGCTCAGCATTTGCTGTAGCCTACAAGTCCCATATAATATTTAACATGATCTTAACCATAACTCCAATAATTAGAACTTCATTAACCTTGGTAGTAAAACATTGTCGTGTGTCAGTCATCTACATGGGGTTAGGGAACTGGGCACAGTTCTCGGAATGCAGACCGATGAGGCCCCTGAGCGCTAACCACTGATCATCTCTCATGTTGGGGCTCGTCATTGCCACAGTCTGTCATAACTAGCTATTAGGTTCCATCGTCACAGTTGATTAATAACTTGCTCTAAACTCGTGGTTTAGTTATctattgaaaatgaaaaacaccGCGTTTTTCTTCCGCGGGTGACATCATGTCTTGTCTGTGCTTTTCTTGGAATACAGATGAGAGACTTGCTTTTTAATTAAACGTTTTATGTGTCTCCTCGAACATTTCTGAAGTAGACTGTCAACGGCAAACACATGACAGACTCCATAACCGATGATCGTACTAATGTGATCAGCCTTCAAGTTTAGTCTCCAGTGTGGCCACATCAGTATTTATGCTCACGCTTTGTTTGAAACCATCGGAATTCAAATCCCATAGGCTTTAAAACAACACATTGTTCTATGACATTGTAAAACCACTGTGAAGTGCATCCTACATTCCTGTCCACCATTGTTGTGGTCCGATTTAAACCCCATGGCTTGTTTTGGTCTGTATGTGCTTCCTGCTGCACAGTGTGCATTGTTTGGTTTTGGACTGTATCTCATAGGTTCAGGAAGGTGCATCACTGCTGCGTTgactcagacagacaggaaggactGACCCGTCCACTTCCACCACCAGTGGAGACCCATCTTTTTTCCTAACTTACTAAATACTCACGTTTCATgtgttacattttttatttttttttgcagcacaacaacaacatgccCAACTGGGGAGGTGGAAACAAGTGTGGCGCTTGCCAGGGCACGGTGTATCACGCTGAGGAGGTGCAGTGTGATGGCAAGAGCTTCCACAAATGCTGCTTCCTATGCAGTGAGTAAAACCTTGTGTTTGTTGGGCTCATTTCATTGGCATGTTCATTCCTACAGACGTCTTCCTCAAAGATCTTCTGGGCCGGGATATCCAAAACTTTCACTGCAGGTTCTAGAATGTTCTAGTCTTTCGAAAAGGATAAGATGACGAGAGTACCCATCTCAAAATGGACGCGTGGGAGAGTCAGGTCAAAATAGACGTCATACTCAGCTGTAAACCTACTGATAGGTCAAACCCTGTTCAATTCACGATCATAAAACTTATCATAGGCATCATGCCAACCATAGCACATGAATACTTGCACTGATGTCTTTGCTTATCTTATTCCACTGGTCACTGTGCACAGTTCTGCCTGCCATGAGTTAGTTGTGTGTAAGCCCTGCTCTTGAACTTCATGAAAATGTCAGTAAAGATGTTTTCATCTGAAGACCTTGACTGGAGCACACACCATGCACATGCTTTGAATTAGTTTTAGTTGCTTTCCAATGGTCAAACAATGAGGCTCATACAAAAACAGCGTTCTTTTTCTGGGGTCCCTACAAACGCTGCTTTGTTCGGGACGACAGAGAAAAGCTAATGAgcggaggaagtgtgtgtgtctggttctgtccctgtctcccttTGGTTCCCTTTTTTATTTTCCGCATGAGAACCAAATCATTTCTAGGTGTGTTTAATCACTTTTGCTAGGTTATAGATACTGTAGATTTGAACGCACGTCTCATCATGGCGAGCAGATGAGTCTGTGAGTCATTGTAGGTCACTTGCTTTGGAGTCAGCCCAACAATTGAACATTTCACCTGGTATCTGATTGGATTTAACAACATTAATCTGAAAAGAAATGTCCCAGAACTCTAGACAAACAGGCACTGTTTCCTTACATGGTCTCAAATGAGTGTCAACTCTTCCCGGAATGAGGAGCAACATATCCTATTTGGAGACTTAAGTTCACAATTGAGGAGTGAGTGACCACGCCAGGGAGGCGGCAGTGTCCACAAACCCACAATGCAGCGTCTGTTCCTCGAGGAGACAAGGCCATTGTGGTTCACTGATCGCTGTCCTCttgggttttttttttcttccccgcAGTGGTGTGCAGGAAGGGACTGGACAGCACCACGCTGGCCATCCACGACACGGAGATCTACTGCAAGTCCTGCTACGGGAAGAAGTACGGGCCCAAAGGCTACGGCTACGGCCAGGGCGCCGGAACACTCAACATGGAccgaggagagaggctggggatcAAACCAGAGGAGTACGTCTTGTCACTGTGTCTcgggctgaggcagaggcagacgaTGTCTGTACTGTGTGCTCTGGCTGAGTGGTAGTCTAGGGGGTTTCTGGGATGACAGCGGGGGTATATCGGAGGATGTATTCAAGTCCACTTCAGACAGTTGTTTGAAAATCAGGCTTCTTGATTCACTTTGCATCTCCTAAATTGAAGTCTGATGGATTAATAGACTAAACTTAGTAGACTGAAGGATCAAACCCATCATATTACATCACACCCTCAACGAAGGGCTAAGAGGCCTGGGAATGGACCCTGATGAGGTACTCATACTGTACACAGTGACAAGCTTCCTGTTGTTTCAGAGCTAAAGTGACCAGTAACTTCATCCCCATGACGACTAgcccgtacacacacatacacacacacataatcagtACTcccagactacacacacacaaggctgttCACCCATTCGCAGAGTGCATAGCCTTGTGTCAGGTGATTGTTGTTATGAAAGGCTCCATTCTGTAACCCATAGCTCCTGGGCAGCCCTGCTgaccctcatctctcccctgcTGTCCCCCGGGACACAAAGACACCCATTCAGGCCCCATTCCTCTTGGTTAGGCTCCGCTCCAGGGCTCCAACCCCTGGGCCCCAGCGTTTGTAGCTTTCCCACCTCTGTGTCAActaagtggggagagagagaggtgagggctGGGGCCTCTGTCCAGAGTGGAGCTTCAAAAAGGTCTTACTACAGCTGTGTCATTTGTTTGCTATTGTTGTCGTGCCTGTTTATCCAGGACTCAGACCCACAGACCCACCACCAACCCCAACCCCTCGAGATTCGCCCAGAAGTTTGGCGGTTCAGAGAAGTGTGCGCGATGTGGGGATTCTGTTTATGCAGCGGAGAAGGTCGTAGGGGCAGGCAAGGTGAGTCAGTGTCCCAGCGTCTGACAGCtggaacagaggaagagagcaagGATTGGGGGTTAAAGTTCAGCAGGATCCAGAACAGTAACCCCACAACAATTGAAGCCAGGGGGCTGTATCATACAGTACTGAGGAGAGTTGGACGGATTCCCCTTTTCATATTAATGAAAGAAATTCCATAATTCTCgccaaaggtttttcataaagtCTGGATTTGAGTGATGCTTTTTAAGCAGCTGGCTATAAAATGTACTTTGGGACTGTAAGCAGAagcagtaaaacacacacacacacacacactaatacaggCAGAGGTTCTTTGGCTCTAAAGCAGCCTACAGTCTGTCCCTCTCCTGCAGACATGGGCTTGCGAGGTATATTCAGCATACACAGCTCTATGGCTCCAGAACATCATGTGTAATTTTCTCACATAAGTATGAATGTATAGAAACTCTTTTTCCCATTGTACAGTCAGTCGGTCATCTCTTTCCCATCCCTATCTTCTGCAGCCGTGGCACAAAAACTGTTTCCGCTGTGCCAAGTGTGGGAAGAGCCTGGAGTCCACCactcagacagagaaagacggCGAGATCTACTGCAAAGGTGACACTCCAGAACTCCCAACATCTCCCCTAACCCTGGACACTAACACTGGGGGAAGTACCGTACAAACATGCCATTGTTTTAGCCTAACACACAGATTCTCATTACGTGAACATATTAACAGTGACAGTACTGGATGTACCAGCTGTTATGTAATACGTCTCTTCAAAACTCAATTTGACACCACACCAGTGCACTATTTCAATAGAGGGGCTAATGAGTGTTTATCGGTGTCGGATGACACCAGACTGGTCAAGCCTGTTTAGAATCAAAGAGCGTGAACCTGAACAACAAGCCTCATCCTGTTCTGCCCATGTCCCTTTAGGTTGTTTTTTTGTTAACGTCCTGTCAACTTGAATGTACTTTGTCCATGTCGTAATGTTGCCCCTAAAACTGCCTACACAAAAGATATCACCCACATAATGGTGTTGGAATGTTCCAGCAAAACAAGAGATTTAAAGCTACTGACATATTATGAGGCTGAAGATGGGTAGATGGATCTGTATGTCCAAAGGTTGGACTTGATTTGAACATTAATGGGGATTCTTTAAATTCCTTCACCACATATGCCAACACTACCCCTGCGCCGCTGTGCATTCATTGGTGGATACAAGTTGTACTGTCTGTCCTTATACGCAAGACAACGGTTTCATCATGGAACCTTGGTCTGATGAGTAAAACATGGCAGCACATATACTTATCCAAACACCTCACCAAGCACAGCATGCCAGTCAGAGCTCGTAGTTAGTTCTTAGTTTGCTCACCTCACGAAGGGGCCAATCATCTAACAAGGCTGTTTACTACTCTTCCAAGACGATAAACACTTTATCCTGCAGACAAAGGTCTGACTTTAAACAGAGAAGCATGCTGATTAAACAGACATATTGAACTGTCGGCTgaacattttgtgtttgtttctacTTGTTTTTCTGTGCTTCTCCAGCATGCTATGCCAAGAACTTTGGACCCAAAGGTTTTGGGTATGGCCAAGGGGCAGGGGCTTTGGTCCATGCCCAATGATGATGACTGCTTCTCAACAGGAACTACGCCTGCCATGCCTTTGTGCCATTCAGTCTAATGTGAAAATCTGAGTATTCATGCCTTTGATTTTTCTTGCATGGGATGTGGGCACCAATAATAAACAGAATATTTACAGAGCCATTTTTCACAGATATCTTTGCCAATTATACAATAGATATTACAAATGTACTTAAGTATGTCTCAATATAGTGACAAcctgaagaaaataaaaaaattattatGAACATAGCCAAATGATTCAACCGAATTTCAAACACGAGAGGCCACAAATGATTATTTTCACATTTgactgtattttttttattaaagccATTAAAATTGATCCATGCCCAATATGTTTACATCTGAAGCGGAATTACGGTGACGTcctgaaggaggtggagaggcacTGGAGATGGTCATGTGCTTTCAATATGGCGGGACAGCAGGGTACAAAACCAGACTGGAGCGGACGGAACCAGTGTAGACGTGCCTCTGAAACACGACTCGTTGAGCAGGTTTTTAACGTGAGACGTTTTCTGAAACATGGCGTGTTAACCTGGGACTACATGAGTAGATTTGTGGGCTCGGTCCTGATGACTGGTTATCCGTGCACcttctagaccaggggtgtcgaactccggtcctcgagggccgctgtcctgcatgttttagatttttccctgctccaacacacctgattcaattaaatggtttgttataacgacccttcattcaaatcaggtgagctggatcagggaaacatctaaaacatgcaggacagcggccctcgaggaccggacttcgacacccctgttctagacAGTCAGCAGAGGGTGAGTGGGAAGTTAAATACGGAGCTTCCAGCAGATGACGCTGATGTACTCCCACAAGCTAGGAGGCCTGTTAAACCACTCTAAACTATATTGCCTGATGAGACAACACCTAATGATTCATCTTTAAGATAAACAAGATCTGTGTTTGTCCTTAGTTCTCTGGTGCCTTTACAATTTGTACATCCAGTGGTATAACAACCCCAGCAAAATGACTTAGAAAAACCCCTCTTGTTTGACTATGATTCACCAGCATGGAACATTCAAATATATTACACTTCAGCAGTTGGCCAAATCCTTCAGACCTGGCACACCTGCAGACCAAGAGAGACTTGCActaaaagatacacacacactggataaaaaaaattataataacagAACGCAGAAAGTACTTGCAAATACTGAACATTCACTATATACAGACACATGGCTCTCTGGGCCTCTGGGATGGCGACAGGTGATCATTGTTATGGCGACAGCCCATTGTCCAagcatcacacatgcactggaGTTTTTAATTGCAAGGGATTAAAATGCCTATAGACAGCAGTGTCGGACATCACTAAAAGCTACAGTCATACACTTGGATTATATTCGGTTTATCTTCTTTCCTTTTGGTTGGATGaaatcaaagtgtttttttcttttcttcgggAGCTGCTTCAACTAACACTGACCCCCAAACAAACGAAACACAACAAAACAGTCACTcacgaaaaaagaaaaaaaaagaaaaggaaaacaaaagaaaagtcTAGATCATTTATGTACAGATGCACATTCTTTACATTTCAGTCTGTCCTGTCGCTGCTGAGTCCACTGGAGGATGAATCTCAAACGCAAAGAGAAcgcagaggaggagggtctggaggggaggggggggggggggcaataccACATCGGACAGGACCCTCATCTCTGTAAACATGGAAGAGTTTGTTGGGAAGCGGTGTGGGTTAACCTTTGTCTTCAGTAACAGCGAGAGCAGAAACCAATAAATGGTGATCAGTGCATTGTAATAGGCAGACGcacaacaagtgtgtgtgtgtgtgtgtgtgtgtgtgtgtgtgtgtgtggtaggggaaaaaactaaacatctCGACTTCAGAAGTCAAAAGAGAACATGTAGAATGAACCTTTCTTGTTAActtataaaataaacattctatCAAAGTCACAGATGAAAGGGCCTTTTGTTTCTCTAGTTCAAATGGATCTTTCTAAAACTTGTATTATTATCTTATTACTACTCTTatattaataaatatatttgtatgcATGTATGACTGAGTATTGTTCATTGGGCACCATGTCAAACCACCTTGAATTCTTACCTACTGATCTCTTGATATAAAACACATAACATAAACAGCATTAACTGGGAAACAAACGCCAGGACATAAGTTCATCTATAAATAGCTTAAAAATAAATATGCTGCATCACATTATTTATAGGATATCGCTCCTAGTTGCGCCTTTCCTTAAACCTTGAATATGACCAATCAGCCAAGAGCCCACTCTACAACAGGTGCCATCTTATGACACACTGACTAGTCTGTGCTAGGTGTTTATCAATGTTGGCAATTCTAGGGTTATCCTGGAGTAACCTGAAACAAAGGCTTGAATGAAGGTGCTTAACCAAAACGTTGAAACCCTCGCCGAAGAAATCCGGCTTTCGACCTAACTTCCATACACAAGCCTTTCCTTCATCTCCCTGGCAACCACCGTTCTGAAAAGGGACAGCAGAGTTGGGGAACTAAAGAATGGAAAAGTCGAAGGAAACACAAAatgggaggaaaaaaaaaactttgcgtATCAAATAAAAGGAGAACCGCATAAGAGAACtctgaagaaaaaaactaaaaagaaaACACTACCGTTAACATACTGCTCGTGTTGCAGTCATGACTCCAGCATggctgagaaaaaaaaaaaagaaaaaaaaactacaaataaAGATCCCTTTTTATGTAGAAGAAGTCGTTCCTCTCCCCCGTGCGTCAGGCAGTGGGGCACTGttcacagggagaggagacgagggggagCGCTGCAGAGGACACGGcccagggggtccaggagaTGGAGTGGTGAGGCTTCATCTAGGGTAACAGCAGTGGGTAGTGGgccagtggtggtggtggtggtgggggggggggggagcggtgaCGTGTTGCCCCTTAACAGCATGCTAGTCCAGGCTGAGATTCAGTCAGatcagtgagggagggagagatggtccGAAGGCAAGCGCTCCCGGAAAACAGTCCCGATATGAACtctggttgggggagggggctttcttcctcttcctccaagAACACGGCTGCTCCCCCAgtacttctccctcctcctcctcctccctccttcctgcttTACACCAGCTGGTACCCCGACCCGGTGGTCTGGTCGTACTCTATTGTGTACTGTGTGGTCCAGTCTATCGCCATAGGCCGAAGCAGACCGCAGCACCGGATCTCAAAGAAGTCTATAAGGTTCCGTATACACCCATGACTGCAGCgttagggagaaggagagaatatGGGGAAAAGATACAGTACAAGTCAGGAATTCAGATGGACCTTCATTCATAGTGTCTGTTACAGAATGTCACATGGGGGCTGAACCAACAAACAGACCAGGAAGACTCATCGTGTTTACTACCCATGTCAACGACCCAGGTATATTACCAGCCAGGTGTACTCACTTGAAGGGGCTCTCGATGGACGTGGCTGTTACTTTAAAGTGCTTGTATCTCCTGGCGTTCATCCTTTCGTTGGTGGTGATTCCCAGACCAGCAATCTGGAGaggagcaccacacacacacacaatgtcacttTGCAATGTCACTTAGCAATGCCATAAAGGACAGGACGTAGTCTGTAGTCCAAGACAAATAAATCTGGCAAACCACTGTTTAGCAAGCAGAATTTTCAGGCTGGAATCATGCCAAGGTCAGTATTGACATTTCATCAAAAGAAAACTGTTTGCAATGACTTATGAATAAACAACAGTGACATGAAAACAgaaagtctctctcccc
This region includes:
- the csrp2 gene encoding cysteine and glycine-rich protein 2, which gives rise to MPNWGGGNKCGACQGTVYHAEEVQCDGKSFHKCCFLCMVCRKGLDSTTLAIHDTEIYCKSCYGKKYGPKGYGYGQGAGTLNMDRGERLGIKPEETQTHRPTTNPNPSRFAQKFGGSEKCARCGDSVYAAEKVVGAGKPWHKNCFRCAKCGKSLESTTQTEKDGEIYCKACYAKNFGPKGFGYGQGAGALVHAQ